The Opitutaceae bacterium genome has a window encoding:
- a CDS encoding tetratricopeptide repeat protein, with translation MSVRFDRAALLLQQGRHSEAESELRLLLGEQPEHALALAYLALAVSAQSRTAEALTIAEQGVRAAPDFDFVHYVRAHVLHRCDRDKDALEAMDNVIRLNPNDARNFTLLASIHLSLRDWQNALLAAEQALAVDPEHVPAANLRAMALVRLGRREEASQTVQFALERDPEDALSHANQGWNELHKSRPREAQVHFREALRLDPTLEYARQGMLEALRARNLVYRLLLRYFLWMGRQSRRLQWAVVLVTFALFQFAHLFADQHPRAAPYVWPLLIAFYLFVYLSWTAGPMFNLLLRLDRFGRLILTRDERQATHYFGLCLLIALGGIAVALTLFWDLGWLTALAGAVLSMAVAVTFTRDGRQRLWFALGTVLLAVLGLGGLALVLVGIGVGVTFFQYFLIGFLLLQIAGNVVPR, from the coding sequence ATGAGTGTTCGCTTCGATCGCGCCGCACTCCTCTTGCAGCAGGGACGTCATTCCGAAGCAGAATCGGAACTCCGACTCCTGCTTGGGGAGCAACCTGAACACGCGCTCGCCCTGGCCTACCTCGCCTTGGCCGTCTCGGCACAATCGCGCACCGCGGAGGCCTTGACGATTGCCGAGCAGGGAGTGAGAGCCGCTCCCGATTTTGATTTCGTTCACTACGTGCGTGCCCATGTGCTGCATCGCTGCGACCGCGACAAGGACGCTCTGGAGGCGATGGACAATGTCATCCGGCTCAACCCAAATGACGCGCGCAATTTCACGCTCCTTGCCAGCATTCACCTGAGCCTCCGGGACTGGCAGAATGCGCTGCTGGCAGCCGAGCAGGCCTTGGCGGTCGACCCCGAGCATGTTCCTGCTGCAAATCTGCGAGCCATGGCCCTGGTGCGCCTGGGTCGGCGCGAAGAGGCGTCACAAACGGTCCAGTTCGCACTGGAACGGGACCCAGAGGACGCCCTCTCCCATGCGAACCAAGGCTGGAATGAACTGCACAAGAGTCGTCCGCGTGAGGCACAAGTCCACTTCAGGGAAGCGCTTCGCCTCGATCCGACGCTGGAGTACGCGCGCCAAGGCATGCTTGAGGCCCTTCGTGCCCGGAATCTCGTGTACCGCCTTCTCTTGAGGTACTTCCTCTGGATGGGTCGGCAAAGCCGGCGTCTCCAATGGGCGGTCGTGCTCGTCACCTTTGCGCTGTTCCAATTTGCGCATCTTTTCGCTGACCAACACCCCCGTGCCGCACCGTACGTGTGGCCACTGCTGATTGCCTTCTATCTTTTTGTTTATCTTTCCTGGACCGCGGGGCCCATGTTCAACCTGCTGCTGCGGCTCGACCGATTTGGCCGATTGATCCTGACCCGCGATGAACGACAGGCCACGCACTACTTCGGACTTTGCCTGCTCATTGCCCTCGGTGGCATCGCCGTGGCGCTTACGCTTTTCTGGGATCTGGGCTGGCTGACGGCGTTGGCCGGGGCGGTGTTGTCGATGGCGGTGGCGGTGACCTTCACCCGCGACGGGCGCCAGCGACTCTGGTTTGCACTCGGTACCGTCCTGCTCGCTGTGCTTGGGCTCGGCGGCCTCGCGCTGGTGTTGGTGGGTATTGGTGTCGGTGTAACCTTTTTCCAATACTTCCTGATCGGTTTTCTCCTGCTGCAGATTGCAGGGAACGTCGTCCCCCGTTGA
- a CDS encoding sodium:solute symporter family protein, whose amino-acid sequence MITPVLAAAGGAVASGPSNILLKLATVDYLVLGVYFAFVIAIGWVLRRYQKTSSDYFESGRSLPAWICALGFIGANLGAQEVMGMAASGAKYGISTSHFYWVGAIPAMVFVGIFMMPFYYGSKARSVPEYLKLRFDEKTRAFNAITFAVMTVFSSGISMHALAMLLNAILGLDYNICIAVSGLIVLVYIYTGGLTSAIYNEVLQFFLIVLGFLPLVILGLQDIGGWDGLMKNLDLYSEAKGYPGAWSSSWQHMGDASSNPMGVEWFGLAMGLGFVLSFGYWCTDFLVVQRAMAAKDMNAAQRTPLIAAIPKMLFPALVILPGLLAVALVQRGTNLNLPVTPSGETDYNMVVPALLANYFPTGMLGIGLTALMASFMSGMAGNVTAFNTVWTYDLYHSYVNPKASDQDLVRMGRITTVVGLLISAVAAYTARSFNNIMDMLQLVFGFVNAPLFGVFLLGMFWRRATGHGAFFGLVIGTVTAMVFHGMTLPTAGTAAGIKGGWLGGHYVFTSSMAQNFWMAIFAWTSCFFATILISLATRPNKTDDQLRGLVYSLTEKPKTEGLPWYSKPMTLGAIVLGATLVLNIIFW is encoded by the coding sequence ATGATAACCCCTGTTCTTGCTGCCGCAGGCGGAGCCGTCGCATCGGGCCCGTCCAACATCCTGCTTAAACTGGCGACTGTAGACTACCTGGTCCTGGGAGTCTATTTCGCGTTCGTAATAGCGATTGGCTGGGTCCTTCGCCGTTACCAAAAAACGAGCTCCGATTATTTCGAGAGCGGTCGATCTCTCCCGGCCTGGATCTGTGCGCTGGGCTTCATCGGCGCAAATCTCGGCGCACAGGAGGTCATGGGCATGGCAGCGTCGGGCGCCAAGTATGGTATCTCCACGAGCCACTTCTATTGGGTGGGCGCCATCCCCGCGATGGTCTTCGTCGGCATCTTCATGATGCCGTTTTACTATGGTTCGAAGGCACGCTCGGTGCCTGAGTACCTAAAGCTCCGTTTCGACGAAAAGACGCGAGCGTTCAATGCCATCACATTCGCGGTGATGACCGTCTTCTCCTCCGGTATCTCCATGCACGCGCTGGCGATGCTGCTCAATGCGATCTTGGGTCTCGACTACAACATTTGCATCGCGGTGTCGGGCTTGATCGTTCTCGTCTACATTTATACCGGCGGACTCACCTCCGCCATCTACAACGAGGTGCTGCAGTTCTTCCTCATCGTGCTGGGCTTCCTCCCGCTTGTGATCCTTGGTCTGCAGGACATCGGAGGCTGGGACGGCTTGATGAAGAACCTCGATCTCTACTCGGAGGCGAAGGGATATCCCGGTGCCTGGTCTTCCTCCTGGCAACACATGGGCGATGCCTCGAGCAACCCGATGGGCGTTGAATGGTTCGGTTTGGCCATGGGTCTCGGTTTCGTGCTGTCCTTTGGTTACTGGTGCACCGACTTCCTTGTGGTTCAGCGTGCCATGGCGGCCAAGGACATGAACGCCGCCCAGCGGACCCCCCTCATCGCGGCCATCCCGAAGATGCTGTTTCCGGCGCTGGTCATCCTTCCAGGCCTCCTTGCCGTGGCCCTGGTTCAGCGCGGCACAAACCTGAACCTGCCCGTCACTCCTTCAGGTGAGACCGACTACAACATGGTGGTGCCGGCACTCCTCGCGAATTACTTCCCCACCGGCATGCTCGGCATCGGCCTCACCGCCCTCATGGCATCGTTCATGTCGGGCATGGCTGGCAACGTGACCGCCTTCAACACGGTTTGGACCTACGACCTTTATCACAGCTATGTGAACCCGAAGGCTTCGGATCAAGACTTGGTCCGCATGGGCAGGATTACGACCGTTGTCGGCCTTCTGATCAGCGCGGTAGCTGCCTACACGGCACGCTCCTTCAACAACATCATGGACATGCTCCAGTTGGTGTTCGGTTTCGTGAACGCGCCACTCTTCGGCGTGTTTCTGCTCGGTATGTTCTGGCGTCGCGCGACCGGCCACGGCGCGTTCTTCGGACTCGTCATCGGTACGGTCACGGCGATGGTGTTCCACGGCATGACGCTGCCGACCGCAGGGACAGCAGCGGGCATCAAGGGTGGCTGGCTCGGCGGCCACTACGTGTTCACGAGCTCGATGGCGCAGAACTTCTGGATGGCGATCTTCGCCTGGACGAGCTGCTTCTTCGCGACGATCCTCATCTCCCTCGCGACGAGGCCGAACAAGACGGACGACCAGCTCCGCGGCTTGGTCTATTCCCTCACCGAAAAACCAAAGACAGAGGGTCTGCCTTGGTACTCCAAGCCAATGACGCTCGGCGCCATCGTGCTGGGCGCGACCTTGGTCCTCAACATCATCTTCTGGTAA
- a CDS encoding energy transducer TonB — protein MKKFVAFLSVLAACASLSFAASVSDITDVTPKVDENPVPVKTPPPAYPETLLKEGVSGIAVVTVVIDENGDVLAAEARKASHDDFKAPAETAVKAWKFNPAKLAGKAVKVKVAIPIKFNHTVTASAN, from the coding sequence ATGAAAAAATTCGTCGCATTCCTTTCCGTCCTCGCCGCCTGTGCTTCGCTCTCGTTCGCCGCGTCGGTTTCGGACATTACTGACGTCACGCCCAAGGTGGATGAGAACCCGGTCCCGGTGAAGACGCCGCCCCCTGCCTACCCTGAGACACTCCTCAAGGAAGGTGTTTCAGGCATCGCCGTGGTCACGGTTGTCATCGACGAGAACGGTGACGTGCTCGCCGCCGAGGCCCGCAAGGCTTCCCACGATGACTTCAAGGCTCCCGCCGAGACGGCGGTCAAGGCCTGGAAGTTCAATCCCGCCAAGCTGGCCGGCAAGGCCGTGAAGGTGAAGGTGGCGATTCCGATCAAGTTCAACCACACGGTTACGGCTTCCGCCAACTAA
- a CDS encoding HAD hydrolase-like protein encodes MSLAPRVIGFDADDTLWHNENIFAAVHARFQTLLSRYHDQETVAKTQFATEMRNLELYGYGVKAFTLCAIETAIELSNGKIAADEIRELLRLGREMLAHPVELLEGAESTLAWLFPRHTLLLITKGDLRDQERKLEKSGLGSRFSGVEIVSEKDEAAYRRILSRRGVEPREFLMIGNSLRSDIAPVLAIGASAIHVPYPLTWAHEHVENLPESPGRFWAVKSLREVPALLSAADDRAPRAEASG; translated from the coding sequence ATGTCCCTGGCTCCGCGCGTAATCGGTTTCGATGCCGATGACACTCTCTGGCACAACGAGAACATCTTTGCCGCCGTCCATGCACGTTTTCAGACCCTGCTCTCAAGGTATCACGACCAGGAGACAGTCGCGAAGACACAGTTTGCCACGGAGATGCGAAACCTCGAACTCTACGGATACGGGGTGAAGGCGTTCACCCTGTGCGCGATCGAGACGGCGATCGAGCTCTCGAACGGGAAAATCGCGGCGGACGAAATCCGGGAGCTACTGCGGCTTGGCCGGGAGATGTTGGCGCACCCGGTCGAGTTGCTTGAAGGGGCGGAGAGCACCCTTGCCTGGTTGTTCCCGCGGCACACCTTGCTGCTGATTACGAAGGGCGACCTCAGAGACCAGGAGCGCAAGCTTGAGAAGTCGGGACTTGGCAGCCGCTTTTCGGGAGTCGAGATCGTTTCGGAAAAGGACGAGGCCGCGTACCGGCGTATCCTTTCCCGGCGAGGAGTGGAACCGAGAGAATTCCTGATGATCGGCAACTCATTGCGCTCGGATATAGCCCCGGTCCTGGCGATCGGAGCCTCGGCAATCCACGTGCCCTATCCACTCACCTGGGCGCATGAGCACGTGGAGAATCTGCCGGAGTCGCCAGGCAGATTTTGGGCCGTGAAATCGCTTCGCGAGGTGCCCGCGCTGCTCAGCGCAGCAGACGACCGCGCGCCACGAGCAGAAGCATCAGGCTGA
- the prmB gene encoding 50S ribosomal protein L3 N(5)-glutamine methyltransferase: MKAPRKTSYALPPTSQLATLAEWLDFAERVYEEAGLVLGQVAVDAHDEALYLFLRTLDWPLDSDPSVLGRKLTPDQRISLRNALGKRAVDRIPVGYLTKEAFLGDHRFYVDERVIIPRSYFLEIIPGQLDELLGRAPDTVDHVVDVCTGSGCLAILLAHHFSRARVDAIDLSDKALEVARINVRAHGLTKRVDLHQSDVFDAVKPVKYDIILSNPPYEPSDLCDSLPPEFKKEPRLALDGGKDGLVIIRKLLDQAKTRLKPDGLLLIEVGELQGAMARAWPRLRIRWLDTEDGSNCVCVIQARDLLA, from the coding sequence GTGAAAGCACCCCGGAAAACCAGTTACGCCCTGCCGCCCACCTCCCAACTGGCAACGTTGGCCGAGTGGTTGGACTTCGCAGAACGCGTTTACGAGGAGGCCGGCTTGGTCCTCGGGCAGGTGGCTGTGGATGCGCACGACGAGGCCCTGTACCTGTTTCTCAGGACGCTCGATTGGCCCCTCGACAGCGACCCCTCGGTGCTGGGGCGCAAACTCACCCCGGACCAACGCATTTCACTGAGGAATGCCTTGGGTAAGCGCGCCGTCGACCGCATCCCTGTCGGCTACCTCACCAAGGAGGCATTTCTCGGGGATCATCGCTTCTATGTCGACGAACGGGTGATCATCCCCCGTTCCTACTTTCTCGAGATCATCCCTGGTCAGTTGGACGAACTTCTCGGGCGCGCCCCCGACACCGTAGATCACGTGGTCGACGTGTGCACCGGCTCGGGTTGCCTGGCGATCCTCCTCGCCCACCACTTCAGCCGGGCAAGGGTCGACGCCATCGACCTCTCCGATAAGGCGCTGGAAGTCGCCCGCATAAACGTGCGGGCCCACGGCCTGACCAAGCGAGTCGATCTTCACCAAAGTGACGTCTTCGACGCGGTGAAGCCGGTGAAGTATGACATCATCCTGAGCAACCCGCCTTACGAGCCCAGCGACCTCTGCGATTCGCTGCCGCCAGAGTTCAAAAAGGAACCCCGACTCGCACTTGACGGCGGGAAGGACGGTCTGGTCATCATCCGGAAGTTGCTCGACCAGGCCAAAACCCGCCTCAAGCCGGATGGCCTGCTTTTGATCGAGGTCGGCGAACTCCAAGGTGCAATGGCACGCGCGTGGCCGCGCCTGCGTATCCGCTGGCTTGATACCGAAGACGGTTCCAACTGCGTCTGCGTGATTCAGGCAAGGGATCTCCTCGCCTGA
- a CDS encoding methionine biosynthesis protein MetW produces MQIIVDWVQPRTRVLDLGCGRGVLLDALVQTKDIFAVGVDMDFQKISSCIRRGITAYQGDMLEFMRNFPEGHFDRVICSRTLEEVPDPAAVIREALRVGRALTVGFVNHAYWKNRFDTLFHGRKPKNAVYTTAWHESRPSNPASVADFETFCKTAGIRVSRRVLLRGDWRTRCTFMPNLFAGYALYDLSR; encoded by the coding sequence ATGCAAATCATCGTCGACTGGGTGCAGCCGCGCACGCGCGTCCTCGACCTTGGCTGCGGGCGGGGCGTGCTCCTCGACGCCCTTGTTCAGACGAAGGACATCTTTGCGGTCGGCGTGGATATGGACTTTCAGAAAATCTCATCCTGTATCCGCCGCGGCATCACAGCCTACCAGGGGGACATGCTTGAGTTCATGCGGAACTTCCCCGAGGGCCATTTCGATCGCGTGATCTGCTCCCGTACGCTTGAGGAGGTGCCCGACCCCGCCGCCGTCATTCGCGAAGCTCTCCGCGTGGGACGTGCGTTGACGGTCGGTTTCGTGAACCACGCGTACTGGAAGAACCGCTTCGACACCCTTTTCCACGGGCGCAAGCCCAAGAATGCGGTCTACACGACCGCTTGGCATGAGAGTCGGCCGTCAAACCCTGCAAGCGTGGCCGACTTCGAGACCTTCTGCAAAACGGCGGGGATCCGCGTCTCGCGGCGTGTTCTCCTGCGTGGCGACTGGCGCACCCGCTGCACGTTTATGCCCAACCTGTTCGCCGGGTATGCGCTTTACGATCTGTCCCGCTGA
- a CDS encoding oligopeptide transporter, OPT family — protein METPPGARRFEPFIPAHTTLREFTPRAVLTGIILGTLFGASSLYLVLKVGLTVSASIPVAVISLTLFRGLSRLGVRDSTILENNITQTAGSAGESIAFGVGVTMPAIMILGFDLELTRVMLVAVLGGLLGILMMIPLRKALIVKEHGILKYPEGTACAAVLKAGANEEDIAAASPSAKAEIAEAAKAGRTASPGAKIIFTGFGIGLLYKTLNVAFKGWKDVPGKIFGSPLPGSSVSIEVSPELLGVGYIIGPRVAGSMAAGGVLAYLVLIPMIKFFGEHITTVVPPGTIPISEMSPNAIRGAYVLYIGAGAVAAGGIISLIKALPTIVHGIKGSLHDIGALREGNKTGQTVPRTDRDLSMKFVLIGCVVLLAAITLATPLHMNLLGAVMVLACGFLFVTVSSRITGEVGSTSNPISGMTIATLLLTCLVFLLVGWTGNSYYVTALSVGAIVCIASSNGGTTSQDLKTGFLVGGTPKFMQYAILLGALGSALLLGPILIRLNDASTVYVPATQVAPAGLSTDVSKLEKRDTLHGIQADTDANTYFVWQKTDENGGPSGRYLVDESGKAVWLVDPGINGRFTTRPDGSEVRKLDAPKATLVSYIIKGILDRQLPWGLVLLGVMIALTMELCGVSSLVFAVGVYLPISSSLPLLVGGAIRWWVDNRERKKSQFESMTDEEFVTESDKSPGVLLSSGYIAGGAIAGIVIAFLAGVMVHFDHALTQWAETSNPFFAGPNSDALSMLPFAALSLMLLLVARGRLLR, from the coding sequence ATGGAAACCCCTCCGGGCGCCCGCCGCTTCGAACCGTTCATCCCGGCACACACCACACTCCGGGAATTCACTCCCCGAGCTGTCCTAACAGGCATCATTCTTGGCACGCTCTTTGGAGCGTCTTCCCTCTATCTGGTACTCAAGGTGGGCCTCACCGTGAGCGCGTCGATTCCCGTCGCCGTGATCTCGCTCACGCTTTTCAGAGGTCTCTCTCGCCTGGGAGTCAGGGATTCGACGATCCTGGAGAACAACATCACGCAGACCGCTGGCTCGGCGGGCGAATCAATCGCCTTTGGTGTCGGTGTCACCATGCCCGCGATCATGATCCTGGGGTTCGACCTCGAGCTCACCCGGGTGATGCTCGTCGCGGTGTTGGGTGGCCTGCTTGGAATCCTCATGATGATTCCCTTGCGAAAGGCGCTCATCGTGAAAGAGCACGGCATCCTCAAATACCCCGAGGGCACCGCGTGCGCGGCGGTATTGAAGGCTGGCGCCAACGAAGAGGATATTGCCGCTGCCTCCCCGTCTGCAAAGGCGGAGATCGCCGAAGCCGCAAAAGCAGGCCGCACCGCTTCGCCAGGGGCCAAGATCATCTTCACCGGCTTTGGCATCGGCCTCCTTTACAAGACGCTAAACGTCGCCTTCAAGGGTTGGAAAGACGTGCCGGGTAAGATTTTCGGATCTCCCCTTCCCGGCAGCTCAGTCAGCATCGAAGTCTCACCCGAGCTCCTCGGTGTCGGTTACATCATTGGGCCTCGTGTCGCTGGGTCAATGGCAGCAGGCGGTGTCCTGGCCTACCTGGTGTTGATCCCCATGATCAAATTCTTCGGTGAGCACATCACCACGGTTGTCCCCCCGGGCACGATTCCGATTTCAGAGATGTCGCCGAATGCAATTCGCGGCGCCTACGTGCTCTACATCGGCGCAGGCGCAGTGGCTGCAGGTGGTATCATCAGTCTCATCAAGGCTCTCCCCACGATTGTCCACGGAATCAAGGGAAGCCTTCACGACATCGGTGCACTCCGGGAAGGAAACAAGACCGGCCAGACAGTTCCGAGGACCGATCGGGACCTTTCCATGAAGTTTGTGCTGATCGGGTGCGTCGTGCTTCTGGCGGCCATCACACTTGCGACGCCCCTGCACATGAACCTGCTCGGCGCAGTGATGGTTCTCGCCTGTGGTTTCCTGTTTGTGACCGTATCCTCGCGAATCACCGGTGAAGTGGGATCGACCTCCAACCCGATTTCGGGAATGACGATCGCCACGCTTCTCCTCACCTGCCTCGTGTTCCTCCTCGTTGGCTGGACCGGCAACTCGTACTACGTGACAGCGCTTTCGGTCGGGGCAATTGTGTGTATCGCATCGAGCAACGGCGGCACAACCTCGCAGGACCTCAAGACGGGGTTCCTCGTCGGGGGCACGCCCAAGTTCATGCAGTACGCGATTCTGCTCGGTGCCCTGGGCTCGGCCTTGCTGCTCGGCCCCATCCTCATTCGCCTCAATGACGCTTCGACCGTTTACGTGCCTGCGACCCAGGTCGCGCCTGCGGGTCTCAGCACGGACGTCAGCAAGCTTGAGAAGCGCGACACACTCCACGGCATCCAGGCCGACACCGATGCAAACACGTATTTCGTGTGGCAGAAAACGGACGAAAACGGCGGTCCTTCCGGCCGCTACCTCGTCGATGAAAGCGGCAAGGCGGTGTGGCTCGTCGATCCGGGCATCAACGGTCGTTTCACCACGCGCCCGGATGGCTCGGAGGTACGCAAACTCGATGCACCCAAGGCGACCCTGGTCTCCTACATCATCAAGGGCATCCTGGATCGCCAACTCCCCTGGGGACTCGTTCTCCTGGGTGTGATGATCGCGTTGACGATGGAGCTTTGCGGCGTCTCCTCGCTTGTCTTTGCCGTTGGCGTGTATCTCCCCATCTCCTCCTCCCTGCCGCTCCTGGTGGGCGGGGCCATCCGGTGGTGGGTGGACAATCGCGAACGCAAGAAGAGCCAGTTTGAGTCGATGACGGACGAGGAGTTTGTCACCGAGAGCGACAAGAGCCCGGGCGTGCTTCTTTCCTCCGGCTACATCGCCGGCGGCGCCATCGCTGGCATCGTCATCGCCTTCCTGGCCGGCGTCATGGTGCACTTCGACCATGCCCTGACGCAGTGGGCCGAGACCTCCAATCCCTTCTTTGCCGGGCCCAATTCGGATGCGCTCTCGATGCTTCCGTTTGCCGCGCTCAGCCTGATGCTTCTGCTCGTGGCGCGCGGTCGTCTGCTGCGCTGA
- a CDS encoding AAA family ATPase, translating into MDETGYMALLPEGIREALRLSPDNAPLLLHAADLLLKAKEWAGAEAFFRRALALDNRLDGARLGLATAFFSQGKAGAALVLIEDMVGRPGATPEMLLLHARLAFHSGEKRLAATQYQRACSAKPALRDTSLERGLVEFLPAEASPTGHPDAAPPAESEPILFSPSAESEAEEEQARPPVPPERPRLKFDEVGGMETVKQEIRLKIILPLQQPELFKAYGKKVGGGILLYGPPGCGKTHLARATAGEVNAGFLSVGLNDVLDMWVGQSEKNLHGLFEQARANKPCVLFFDEVDALGANRTDLLKSSGRQIINQFLAELDGVQSSNEGVLILAATNAPWHLDPAFRRPGRFDRILFVPPPDEAARAAILKVLLRGKPTDSLDVAPVARKTDGFSGADLKAIVDLAVEAKLSDALQSGRVEPLTEKDLLSAAKRHKPSVRDWFETARNYALYANQSGLYDEIRTYLKLDR; encoded by the coding sequence ATGGACGAAACCGGCTATATGGCCCTCCTTCCCGAGGGCATTCGCGAGGCGCTCCGCCTGTCACCCGACAATGCCCCGCTCCTGCTGCACGCGGCGGATCTCCTGCTGAAAGCCAAGGAATGGGCGGGCGCTGAAGCGTTCTTCAGGCGCGCACTTGCCTTGGACAATCGCCTGGACGGTGCCCGCCTCGGACTCGCGACGGCGTTCTTCAGCCAGGGGAAGGCCGGCGCGGCATTGGTACTGATTGAGGACATGGTCGGACGACCGGGCGCCACACCGGAAATGTTGCTGCTTCACGCGCGCCTTGCCTTCCATTCGGGTGAGAAACGCCTTGCTGCCACCCAGTACCAGCGCGCCTGCTCGGCAAAACCGGCACTGCGCGACACCTCTCTTGAACGAGGGTTGGTCGAATTCCTGCCGGCGGAGGCCTCCCCAACCGGGCATCCCGATGCCGCCCCGCCTGCTGAATCTGAGCCAATCCTGTTTTCGCCGTCAGCTGAATCCGAGGCTGAGGAGGAACAGGCGAGGCCCCCAGTACCACCAGAGCGACCCCGCCTGAAGTTCGATGAGGTCGGTGGAATGGAAACAGTGAAGCAGGAAATCCGGCTCAAAATCATCCTACCGCTGCAGCAGCCGGAGCTTTTCAAGGCTTACGGGAAGAAGGTGGGCGGAGGCATTCTGCTATACGGGCCGCCTGGCTGCGGCAAAACCCACTTGGCACGCGCGACCGCCGGGGAAGTGAACGCAGGCTTTCTTTCCGTTGGTCTGAACGATGTCCTCGATATGTGGGTCGGCCAGAGCGAGAAGAACCTTCATGGACTCTTCGAGCAGGCCCGGGCAAACAAACCCTGCGTCCTCTTCTTCGACGAGGTGGACGCCCTTGGTGCAAATCGCACGGATCTCCTGAAAAGCTCGGGCAGGCAAATCATCAACCAGTTCCTCGCAGAGTTGGACGGTGTTCAATCCTCCAACGAAGGCGTGCTGATTCTGGCAGCCACTAATGCGCCCTGGCATCTTGACCCGGCCTTCAGGCGTCCCGGACGCTTCGATCGAATCCTATTTGTCCCGCCGCCGGATGAAGCAGCACGGGCCGCCATCCTGAAGGTCCTGCTTCGGGGAAAACCGACCGACAGCCTGGATGTGGCGCCGGTAGCTCGAAAGACCGACGGTTTTTCTGGCGCCGACCTGAAGGCGATCGTCGATCTCGCGGTGGAAGCCAAGCTCTCGGATGCCCTGCAATCCGGCCGCGTAGAGCCCCTGACAGAAAAGGATCTGCTTTCGGCGGCGAAGCGTCACAAGCCGAGCGTTCGCGATTGGTTCGAGACCGCACGAAATTACGCGCTCTATGCAAACCAGAGCGGGTTGTACGACGAGATTCGCACGTACCTGAAACTCGACCGATGA
- a CDS encoding alpha-L-fucosidase, whose protein sequence is MPLVPPCRLLTAVLTALAIASALPAQSSEYSPDWKSLNRHLVGRWFQEARLGIIVQWGVASVPGQSRDYARLMYLPAEPTSPNPVWVYHQKHYGHPSEFGYKDLLPYWEGQRWDPKALASLFKKTQAGYVVVLATDRDNIDLFDSAHHGWNAKRFGPRRNVAVEWAEALRAEGLKVGLALNNGRAWDYLRPAQGAEWEGPFADKPFDGNETAREGETHWWRGLDPRDLYGKPRPGNAFVALPIRPVPGPSGPDARFQETWFKRAEDAIAQVKPNVLIVEGGLPHGPWGMKLAASYFGLSNRGRPDPVNGHALVLPTVAEARAESYVKLAGSGQTVTGRGQKWLVELDLAKDGIRTDVPPVLSASDILVRLAETVSKGGNLLLRVALRSDGSLPEEQASVLEQLGGWLTRNKRAILGATAGPAITVQGGTKLFATRTDSAIYVIFSKWPGRAVLRVEGLGNVSRGRWNNGEEAQIGSEEGKTVIETPAKAPDDLLPVLEIPMATTDFDA, encoded by the coding sequence ATGCCCCTGGTTCCTCCCTGCCGACTTTTGACGGCTGTTCTCACGGCTCTCGCGATTGCGTCGGCGCTGCCGGCGCAATCATCCGAGTATTCTCCTGACTGGAAGTCGCTGAATCGGCACCTTGTCGGGCGATGGTTCCAGGAGGCCCGCCTCGGCATCATCGTGCAGTGGGGAGTGGCCTCGGTGCCCGGTCAAAGCCGGGACTACGCGCGGCTGATGTACCTTCCTGCCGAACCCACCTCGCCCAATCCAGTCTGGGTGTATCACCAAAAGCACTACGGGCACCCGTCGGAATTTGGATACAAGGACCTGCTTCCCTATTGGGAGGGCCAGCGATGGGACCCGAAGGCGCTTGCCTCGCTCTTCAAGAAGACACAAGCAGGTTATGTCGTGGTCCTGGCGACAGACCGTGACAACATCGACCTGTTTGACTCGGCTCATCACGGCTGGAATGCGAAACGATTCGGACCCAGGCGGAATGTGGCGGTCGAATGGGCCGAAGCGTTGCGAGCCGAAGGCCTGAAGGTGGGGCTGGCCCTCAACAACGGGCGTGCGTGGGACTACCTGCGACCGGCCCAAGGTGCGGAATGGGAAGGCCCCTTCGCCGACAAGCCATTCGACGGGAACGAGACCGCACGCGAAGGAGAGACACACTGGTGGCGCGGCCTTGACCCGCGCGATCTCTACGGCAAGCCCCGCCCTGGCAACGCCTTCGTCGCGCTTCCGATCCGTCCCGTGCCGGGCCCCTCGGGCCCCGACGCAAGATTTCAGGAGACCTGGTTCAAGCGCGCGGAGGACGCCATTGCCCAGGTGAAACCCAACGTGCTCATCGTCGAGGGGGGGTTGCCTCACGGCCCGTGGGGAATGAAGCTTGCCGCCAGTTACTTTGGATTGAGCAACCGGGGCAGGCCCGATCCGGTGAACGGCCATGCTCTCGTGCTCCCCACCGTGGCTGAGGCTCGGGCTGAGAGTTACGTCAAGCTAGCCGGAAGCGGTCAGACCGTGACAGGGAGAGGTCAGAAATGGCTCGTGGAGTTGGACCTCGCCAAGGATGGGATCCGCACGGATGTGCCGCCTGTGCTTTCCGCTTCGGACATCTTGGTCCGGCTGGCGGAAACGGTATCCAAGGGCGGCAACCTCCTGCTGCGCGTCGCACTCCGATCCGATGGGTCCTTGCCTGAGGAACAGGCGAGTGTCCTCGAACAACTTGGCGGGTGGTTGACTCGGAATAAGCGTGCGATCCTCGGCGCAACAGCCGGACCCGCAATCACCGTGCAGGGCGGCACTAAACTTTTCGCTACACGCACGGATTCAGCAATCTATGTCATTTTCTCAAAATGGCCGGGCCGGGCGGTTCTTCGGGTTGAAGGCCTGGGCAACGTCTCGCGGGGTCGTTGGAATAACGGCGAGGAGGCGCAGATTGGCAGCGAAGAAGGAAAGACAGTGATCGAGACACCAGCCAAGGCTCCCGACGACCTGCTCCCGGTACTGGAGATCCCGATGGCAACTACTGACTTCGATGCCTGA